The following proteins are encoded in a genomic region of Dissulfuribacter thermophilus:
- a CDS encoding DegT/DnrJ/EryC1/StrS family aminotransferase, translating to MLIPGVPVLRGWGKGESIRQDTLPQPFPFLSGNQAIFTCGREALYFGLRLLEKLPETAHIPGYCCRSVLTPFKKLGIKIKFYDVGKHLEPIINKNVLKEGDLFFIIHYFGIPQPLSSIKLLCDQLGLILIEDCAHALPDPETRRPMGCTGVFSIYSLRKQLPVPDGGILVVNKTALKSRLQVTPKIKLRNTSKKKSLVMFFDKAAFWAGWPNTLKIKDALRGKVASTEQVFYSKILNNDSIPEISYTTAKTLAHINFKKIAKIRRENYYWLANKLNDIPQISFPFPKLPDGAVPQGLPILVEDARNVCTAMRGKGIGVDQWPANEFPDIEKKNFPRAYYWNNHLLLLPIHQDLSLRHLEYCAKVLVGIL from the coding sequence ATGTTAATTCCTGGCGTGCCCGTACTGCGGGGCTGGGGGAAGGGTGAATCTATACGGCAAGACACACTCCCCCAGCCTTTCCCATTTTTGTCAGGTAATCAGGCCATTTTTACTTGTGGTCGTGAAGCACTGTATTTTGGTTTAAGGCTCCTCGAAAAATTACCTGAAACGGCTCATATACCTGGCTATTGCTGCCGAAGTGTACTTACCCCTTTTAAAAAATTAGGAATTAAAATAAAATTTTATGATGTAGGGAAACATCTTGAGCCCATAATTAACAAAAATGTTCTTAAGGAGGGGGATTTATTTTTTATTATTCATTATTTTGGTATACCCCAGCCTCTCTCATCAATTAAACTTTTATGTGACCAATTGGGGCTAATCCTTATAGAAGATTGCGCTCACGCATTGCCTGATCCTGAAACAAGAAGGCCAATGGGGTGCACGGGAGTTTTTTCTATTTATAGCTTACGAAAACAGTTGCCCGTTCCAGATGGTGGGATATTGGTTGTTAATAAGACTGCTTTGAAGAGTCGATTACAAGTGACCCCAAAAATTAAATTACGAAATACTTCCAAAAAGAAATCACTGGTTATGTTTTTTGATAAGGCTGCATTTTGGGCAGGATGGCCCAATACACTAAAGATTAAAGACGCATTAAGAGGTAAAGTTGCCTCAACAGAACAAGTTTTTTATTCAAAAATTTTAAATAATGATTCCATACCGGAGATTAGTTATACAACCGCTAAAACTTTGGCACATATAAATTTTAAAAAAATTGCAAAGATTCGTAGAGAAAATTATTATTGGCTTGCGAATAAGCTCAATGATATTCCACAAATTTCATTTCCTTTTCCAAAACTTCCAGATGGAGCGGTCCCTCAAGGTTTACCTATTCTTGTTGAGGATGCCAGAAATGTTTGCACAGCCATGCGCGGAAAGGGAATAGGGGTGGACCAGTGGCCAGCTAATGAATTTCCTGATATAGAAAAAAAGAATTTCCCTCGTGCTTATTATTGGAATAACCATTTATTATTATTACCGATTCACCAGGATTTATCCTTAAGGCATCTGGAATACTGTGCTAAAGTTTTAGTAGGAATTCTATGA
- the wecB gene encoding non-hydrolyzing UDP-N-acetylglucosamine 2-epimerase produces the protein MTNNKLLINNSRNIVCIIVGTRPGIIKMSPLIRECEHRGLEHFVLHTGQHYSPEMDNVFFRDLGLKLPKHHLKHIREYVTHGAKTGMMLMGIEKLLMEERPRVVLVCGDANTNLAGALAARKLHCIIGHVESGLRSNDWRMPEEHNRVIMDHISELLFAPTEETAQNLRKDNVRGKIIVTGNTIVDAVMQNIKIARSKSTILLDLGLKNNSYFLMTIHREENVDNPYILADLIECIKLVIRFFKKEIIFPLHPRTGKRLKEFGLTERLDSIKGLRIIEPLGYLDMLVLLEQCAVVLTDSGGLQEEACILEVPCVTLRENTERPETVLVGANVIAGTNPRTVKAAVEKMLSVARTWTNPLGDGRAAERIIDEVQKVLKDDVSGLPC, from the coding sequence ATGACTAATAATAAACTGCTAATTAATAACAGCAGAAATATAGTATGTATAATAGTTGGGACCCGCCCAGGAATAATTAAAATGTCTCCCTTAATCAGGGAATGTGAGCACAGGGGATTGGAGCATTTCGTCCTCCATACTGGGCAACACTATTCTCCTGAAATGGATAATGTATTTTTTCGCGATTTAGGATTAAAGCTTCCTAAGCACCATCTTAAACATATCAGGGAATATGTAACGCACGGGGCAAAGACAGGCATGATGTTGATGGGAATTGAAAAACTTTTGATGGAGGAACGGCCACGGGTTGTGCTAGTTTGTGGTGACGCTAATACAAATTTGGCAGGGGCCTTAGCAGCCAGAAAATTGCATTGTATAATTGGTCATGTTGAATCCGGGCTTCGTAGTAATGATTGGCGGATGCCGGAAGAGCATAATCGTGTTATTATGGACCACATCTCAGAACTACTTTTTGCGCCAACAGAAGAAACAGCGCAAAATTTGCGTAAAGATAATGTAAGAGGAAAGATTATTGTAACAGGAAATACTATTGTAGATGCAGTGATGCAAAACATAAAAATTGCTCGATCAAAATCCACAATTCTTCTAGACCTCGGATTGAAAAACAATAGCTATTTTTTGATGACTATTCACCGAGAAGAAAATGTTGACAATCCATACATATTGGCCGACTTGATTGAATGTATCAAGCTTGTAATTCGTTTCTTCAAAAAAGAGATCATCTTTCCTTTGCATCCTCGCACTGGGAAACGTCTAAAGGAGTTCGGTTTAACAGAGCGGCTTGATTCTATTAAAGGTTTGCGAATAATTGAGCCGCTAGGTTATTTGGATATGCTAGTGTTGTTGGAGCAATGTGCGGTTGTTTTAACTGATTCTGGCGGTCTGCAAGAAGAGGCCTGCATACTGGAAGTCCCGTGTGTTACTCTACGTGAAAACACTGAACGTCCTGAAACAGTATTGGTTGGAGCAAATGTGATTGCGGGAACAAATCCAAGAACCGTGAAAGCTGCAGTTGAAAAAATGCTTTCAGTTGCTAGAACGTGGACTAATCCTTTGGGAGATGGCAGGGCTGCTGAAAGAATTATCGATGAGGTTCAGAAGGTCCTGAAGGACGATGTAAGCGGATTGCCATGTTAA